A part of Chanos chanos chromosome 9, fChaCha1.1, whole genome shotgun sequence genomic DNA contains:
- the LOC115821352 gene encoding forkhead box protein P3-like, whose translation MPKSRNLNALCLRNKTSCMPHNGTSTNNESDASERQNQQRQNPQEKDSRSQHKLKTYSSPLCPAQSSSSTKSGVPESSLFTNGFCKWPGCNEVFKEYTIFLKHLRTEHGPGDKSIAQWRMQSDIVQHMENQLAVEKQKLREMHLHLLGIRSTLEDDSLEQSSHLSESLQQCQGINGLPSASRDSTELLARGYWHLPTSQLIPGVAPSIECYKYTNIRPPFTYASMIRWAILESPEKQLTLNEIYHWFTRMFFYFRHNTATWKNAVRHNLSLHKCFVRVEGGKGSVWTVDEVEFLKRKGQKLHRDHDFTWMAHYPFFYT comes from the exons ATGCCCAAGTCCCGAAACCTCAACGCGCTGTGCCTGAGAAACAAGACTTCAT gcATGCCTCATAATGGAACTTCAACAAACAATGAGAGCGATGCCAGTGAACGGCAAAACCAACAGAGGCAGAACCCCCAAGAAAAAGACTCCAGATCCCAGCATAAACTAAAGACATACAGTTCACCGCTGTGCCCGGCTCAGTCCAGCAGCAGCACCAAG TCTGGGGTTCCAGAGAGCTCACTGTTTACTAATGGGTTTTGTAAATGGCCAGGCTGCAATGAAGTGTTTAAAGAATACACCATTTTTCTGAA GCATCTTCGCACTGAGCATGGCCCTGGAGATAAAAGCATTGCGCAGTGGCGAATGCAAAGCGACATAGTGCAGCACATGGAGAACCAG CTTGCTGTGGAAAAGCAAAAGCTACGGGAAATGCACCTGCACCTGCTTGGTATCAGATCTACTTTAGAG GATGACAGTTTGGAGCAGTCCAGCCATCTCTCTGAGAGCTTGCAGCAGTGCCAAGGAATTAATGGTCTCCCTAGTGCCAGCAGAGACTCGACTGAGCTTCTAGCTCGTGGATACTGGCATCTCCCTACCTCACAACTCATACCAG GAGTCGCCCCCAGCATTGAATGTTACAAGTACACAAACATCAGACCACCTTTTACCTATGCGTCTATGATAAGATGG GCAATACTGGAGTCCCCGGAGAAGCAACTGACACTTAATGAAATCTACCACTGGTTCACGCGGATGTTCTTCTACTTCCGACATAACACGGCCACTTGGAAG AATGCAGTCAGACACAACCTAAGCCTTCACAAATGCTTTGTTCGTGTGGAGGGAGGAAAGGGCTCGGTTTGGACAGTGGATGAAGTAGAATTCCTCAAGAGAAAGGGCCAGAAACTGCACAG GGACCATGATTTCACCTGGATGGCCCACTACCCATTTTTTTATACTTAA
- the tspy gene encoding testis specific protein Y-linked: MSTQSDSNKRSESKKRSFSPEPGSESPLSKQAKVDALEEPGPVKGHVKDDGQGQSETGDLEENPELREVTGQTEQELKSATANSAKDDKIKDAQERKRGDTEDAQTPNGKSGDADGCAKKSALSTSQEQSDSRAIAAAEVLASLTRGNEDEDNEELPCSSKQAGHEGSRGKSSRLVCTKESSKPDRGQQAEAAVADSSSSLLNRSDREGAEQMSYMNEEDDSLHGSSSTPSSSLASENDDNEDGECAIVSVKMAPEIRQSVALLAQVQMRLDALEKKGARLHQRLELKLGRQRRPHLDQRSAITQAIPGFWVTALLNHPHLSAHIDENDEDALSYMTNLEIDTFKNNKLGYRISFHFRRNPYFQNNVIVKEIHLGTRGSPVSFSNPILWHRGQNLTGNGEPRRTARGVYQSFFNWFSDHSNPGRDDLAQILKDDLYRNPLRYYLTPLWEPRENGSAPKASDNSNGDECVVISDSDDDNQEEAGHRLRMEREEEDDDEEEDDEEEEEEEEQVADSDDSDRGAGDSSYEEKEEEEVDVEEVDESHDSGGCEVREEEQVEEDVDVDDEDEG, translated from the exons ATGAGTACTCAATCGGACAGCAACAAGCGGTCCGAATCAAAGAAGCGAAGCTTTAGCCCAGAGCCAGGGTCTGAGTCCCCACTTTCAAAGCAGGCTAAAGTAGATGCTTTAGAAGAGCCAGGTCCAGTTAAAGGGCACGTTAAAGACGACGGACAGGGGCAGAGTGAGACTGGTGACTTGGAAGAAAATCCAGAACTTCGTGAAGTGACTGGACAGACGGAACAAGAACTCAAGTCTGCAACTGCTAATTCAGCAAAAGATGACAAAATTAAAGACGCTCAGGAGCGCAAGAGAGGAGACACGGAGGATGCGCAAACACCAAATGGCAAAAGTGGAGACGCCGATGGATGCGCTAAAAAATCTGCACTCTCAACTTCCCAAGAGCAATCAGATTCAAGGGCTATCGCAGCGGCAGAAGTGCTGGCAAGTTTAACTAGAGGGAACGAGGACGAAGACAATGAAGAATTGCCTTGTTCTTCAAAGCAAGCTGGCCATGAAGGATCTAGAGGTAAATCGAGCCGACTTGTCTGTACTAAAGAGAGCTCTAAACCCGACAGAGGTCAACAGGCAGAAGCGGCGGTCGCAGATAGTTCTTCATCTCTGTTAAATCGGTCCGACAGAGAAGGCGCAGAGCAAATGTCTTACATGAATGAAGAGGATGATTCCCTACATGGATCTTCATCTACGCCTAGCTCTTCTCTTGCTTCTGAGAACGATGATAACGAGGATGGTGAGTGCGCCATAGTTTCGGTGAAAATGGCGCCAGAGATACGGCAGTCTGTGGCCCTTCTTGCACAGGTACAGATGCGTCTAGACGCATTGGAGAAGAAAGGCGCGCGACTTCACCAGCGTCTCGAGCTCAAGTTGGGTAGGCAGCGGCGCCCGCACTTGGACCAGCGCAGCGCCATCACCCAAGCCATCCCAGGCTTCTGGGTCACGGCA CTTCTGAATCATCCTCATCTATCAGCACACATTGATGAAAATGACGAAGATGCCCTCAGCTACATGACCAACTTGGAG ATCGACACTTTCAAGAACAACAAACTTGGCTACCGGATTAGCTTCCATTTTAGACGGAATCCATACTTCCAAAACAATGTTATAGTGAAGGAAATCCACCTGGGGACAAGAG gttcCCCGGTGTCTTTCTCAAACCCAATCCTTTGGCACAGAGGACAGAATTTGACAGGAAACGGTGAACCGAGGCGTACGGCACGTGGGGTTTACCAGAGTTTTTTCAACTGGTTCAGTGACCATAGCAACCCTGGCCGAGATGACCTCGCGCAG ATCTTGAAGGATGATCTGTACAGAAACCCTCTCAGATACTATTTAACTCCTTTATGGGAACCCAGAGAAAACGGCAG TGCACCCAAAGCTTCTGACAACAGCAACGGAGACGAGTGTGTGGTGATCTCAGACTCAGACGATGACAACCAGGAGGAAGCCGGTCACAGACTGCGTATGGAgcgagaggaagaggatgatgacGAAGAAGAGGAcgacgaagaggaggaggaggaagaagagcaagTCGCAG ACTCTGACGACAGTGACCGGGGTGCTGGAGACTCCTCATatgaggaaaaggaggaagaggaggtggatgtAGAGGAGGTGGATGAGTCGCATGACTCAGGGGGTTGTGaggtgagagaagaggagcaggtTGAGGAGGACGTTGACGTTGACGACGAGGATGAGGGCTAA
- the sema3ga gene encoding sema domain, immunoglobulin domain (Ig), short basic domain, secreted, (semaphorin) 3Ga: protein MTAMETQLLLLLGLSVCRMSCMLQSAPRVHLSFKELMDTRTARPFSFSFNTSDYRILHMDQDQGRLYLGSREYLVSLDMQNVNKEPLIIHWPATAQRKGECQMTGKGRHGECANFVRLIEPWNRTHLYACGTGAYRPICTFIHRGWRAEDYLFRLVPGFVDSGKGKCSYDPNQENVAALINGNLYAGVHVDFMSTDAAIFRTMGSRPAIRTEQYDSRWLNEPVFIQIRQIPDSSERNDDKLYFFFREKTLEAGAGASPTVLARVGRVCLNDEGGQKSLVNKWTTFLKARLVCSVIGDDGVETFFDELRDVFIQPTQDERNPVVYAVFSTAGSVFKGSAVCVYSMSDIRNVFNGPFAHKHGHNYQWTTYTGKIPYPRPGTCPGGTFTPGIRSTKEFSDEAVNFIRTHPLMFHPVYPIHKRPLVVRTGVDYRFTTITVDQVDAVDGRYEVLFLGTDRGTVQKVIVLPKDPSTMEELTLEEVEVFRMQAPVKTMKISAKRQQLYVSSDAGLTQVSLHRCGVYGKACSDCCLARDPYCAWDGENCSPFTQATKRRSRRQDVKHGDPLRQCRGFNAKVEKRLKETVQFGVEGSSTFLECQPRSPQATVKWLYQKDGRRKILNRDREVLKTPQGILLKSLTKSDAGLYHCLATENNFKHTLARVALRILDRDIAVALTSPDDEVEEGRHHSRQKAAPPLQTHAAHPSDPEVLLIHQYCQSYWEQLTAQQSQLPKRTSRRHIESQNHSAG from the exons ATGACTGCCATGGAAACCCAACTCCTTCTGTTGTTAGGCCTGTCTGTTTGCAGGATGTCCTGCATGCTCCAGTCTGCTCCAAGGGTACACTTGTCCTTCAAAG AGCTCATGGACACACGAACAGCCCGGCCATTCAGCTTCTCCTTCAACACCAGTGACTACCGAATCCTTCACATGGACCAGGACCAGGGACGGCTATATTTGGGCAGTCGCGAGTACCTGGTGTCTCTGGACATGCAGAATGTCAACAAAGAGCCTCTCAta ATTCATTGGCCTGCCACTGCCCAGAGAAAAGGTGAATGCCAGATGACTGGAAAAGGCAGACAT GGCGAATGCGCCAACTTTGTTCGTCTCATTGAGCCGTGGAACCGGACACACCTTTATGCCTGCGGCACCGGGGCCTACAGACCCATctgtacattcatacacagGGGGTGGAGAGCTGAG GATTACCTGTTTAGGCTGGTTCCTGGATTTGTAGATTCTGGGAAAGGCAAATGCTCTTATGATCCAAATCAGGAGAATGTAGCTGCTCTTATCA ATGGGAATCTATATGCTGGCGTCCATGTGGACTTCATGAGCACGGATGCAGCGATCTTTAGGACCATGGGGAGCAGGCCAGCCATTAGGACTGAGCAGTATGACTCAAGGTGGCTAAATG AGCCTGTATTCATCCAGATCAGGCAGATTCCAGACAGCTCAGAAAGGAATGATGACAAGCTCTACTTCTTTTTCCGGGAGAAGACTTTGGAGGCAGGAGCGGGGGCCAGCCCTACTGTTCTGGCCAGGGTCGGACGTGTTTGTCTG AATGATGAGGGAGGGCAGAAGTCCCTGGTGAATAAGTGGACGACCTTCCTTAAAGCAAGACTAGTGTGTTCTGTCATTGGGGATGATGGTGTGGAAACATTCTTTGATGAACTGA GGGATGTTTTTATTCAACCCACTCAAGATGAGCGAAATCCTGTAGTGTATGCGGTTTTCTCTACAGCTGG CTCAGTGTTCAAAGGTTCTGCCGTCTGTGTGTACTCCATGTCAGACATCCGTAATGTATTCAACGGGCCCTTTGCCCACAAACATGGACACAATTATCAGTGGACAACTTACACGGGCAAGATTCCCTATCCTCGACCAGGCACA TGTCCTGGAGGAACTTTCACACCTGGAATACGCTCCACAAAGGAGTTCTCCGATGAGGCTGTAAACTTCATACGAACACACCCACTGATGTTCCACCCGGTATACCCTATACACAAGCGCCCCCTTGTGGTGCGTACTGGGGTGGATTATCGCTTCACTACTATCACCGTCGACCAAGTAGATGCTGTAGATGGCCGCTATGAGGTGCTTTTCTTGGGAACAG ACCGTGGTACAGTCCAGAAGGTGATAGTTCTTCCCAAAGATCCCAGTACTATGGAAGAACTCACTTTGGAAGAAGTAGAGGTTTTCAGG ATGCAAGCTCCTGTCAAAACGATGAAGATATCTGCCAAAAGG caacagctgTACGTGTCATCGGATGCGGGACTGACACAGGTGTCCTTGCATCGCTGCGGTGTCTATGGCAAAGCCTGCTCCGACTGTTGCCTGGCCAGAGACCCGTACTGCGCCTGGGATGGAGAAAACTGCTCCCCTTTCACTCAGGCCACCAAAAG GAGAAGCAGGAGGCAGGATGTTAAACACGGTGACCCACTTCGTCAGTGCAGAGGTTTCAATGCCAAAG TGGAGAAGCGGCTGAAAGAGACGGTGCAGTTTGGGGTGGAGGGAAGCAGCACTTTCCTAGAGTGTCAGCCCCGCTCCCCGCAGGCTACAGTCAAATGGCTCTATCAGAAAGACGGCAGAAGGAAAATA CTCAATCGCGACAGAGAAGTACTGAAGACTCCGCAGGGCATACTGCTTAAGTCTCTGACTAAATCTGATGCTGGTCTCTACCACTGCCTCGCCACAGAGAACAACTTTAAACACACGCTGGCGAGGGTGGCGCTACGCATCCTCGACAGAGACATAGCTGTTGCCCTCACTTCCCCTGACGACGAAGTGGAGGAGGGACGACACCACAGCCGCCAAAAAGCAGCTCCGCCCCTCCAGACCCACGCTGCGCATCCCTCGGATCCGGAAGTGCTTCTCATCCACCAGTACTGCCAGTCTTACTGGGAGCAGCTGACCGCTCAGCAGTCCCAGCTGCCGAAGCGTACAAGTCGCAGACATATCGAGAGCCAAAACCACAGCGCGGGATGA